From the genome of Aspergillus fumigatus Af293 chromosome 1, whole genome shotgun sequence, one region includes:
- a CDS encoding putative histone deacetylase complex subunit (Hos4) — translation MSDVDAVSSLPAALRAGQNATAVTVNPRSASGSLSSKRVSPSPHRRGDNARVKEVDSASGEGDGPPSPKADSEAETIIQSGRESLSPEKRRKYIQHEPRRLDVQVDNSDTVGNSALPDDTHIRKRNRSIDESIAERDRGFSPELHYRTAISPSHVKIEKAEELQPALNDLHSALPSHSTEAVPGGQNVHSSRKRSHSDGVDSERDRTQLSRHTTASRDKERRDINGISLPPPESIDRSVSPIRSAHKRTASGPQLGGSDLQKKRKTTTPLITGFQRQSSEDRLSVSSSTSGSPLPSSQLRKLAGVDGASASPARPTGHKKQRDQNGRTRLARACAAQELEAAMARHAERPEDLNVADNAGNTPLQIAALEGCAPIVKFLLEAGCDIDTKNIDKDTPLIDAVENGHLEVVKLLLEAGANPRTVNAEGDEPYDLVPSDSEDYAEIRRVLAEAKANPRPGRRSEERSGSANKEISSKRVAASSPRNSPPVNVPRSPPLFGATTRRKTVRSEATRNDLLWTKATPENLQAFAAKGDIAGVANILNVGQKADTESMIAAAKGGHDEVLSLLLGMGDADPDPEPLHGGNQKPGYNTPMLAAIGRGNLAVIRLLLDQPKFNPTRRLYRDRTYFELSRERRADNWEEEYDLLREAYDNYIRAKRLRKQEASSPKRPRDREKENKRPGRRHSPSPAVSSRKAVASPGAGHHRELSSKDAATSKEKKREGVTHLKERSGSSTNRPRIAHKGSDNAADADGFRVESAQSKSLATLTRDEEAPRRRRLIAGRPPQDRDRRRPSIPSSDSLSGLEDSAKSRIDPSTEATTVPTGPVVLKRGRSSASPERPRSRGADSDHHSREGQKKKRRVLSEDRTPSISNGGLKKSHSNGIAEDSKADVRLKKTEVQSLECERDQQVDSTPHTATDSRAVKKEGERQDVGHLADIPMEDAKTVAKRSESEERRREEAKRAEKERIAEEERLAAEAEKARLAKEEEERAARVARERAEEEERKRKEAEQRRIKQAEDELQKRLEQERLRLAKLRREQEEQEQRRRAALPSRLRVAAHLIGSNDPRARSHAWLKRFMPVVTAFTKQLDPSCDTSVADERWVPNYLVAPLLATNDLQLSQYTSWEKRNATPTQRENLWRVTRRMLVQGDDMDFMNSSFGQIMQKDCETRPKYFDMEHVFWVKLSDFMDLVPHVPHLHGLDIQFLRMHIDQEPSTAAPLLESAQPNGHGPEYAHLDNIHGFPTGIPGLTNGYGHSRPSTYV, via the exons ATGAGTGATGTTGATGCAGTGTCCTCCTTGCCAGCTGCCCTGCGTGCCGGACAAAATGCTACCGCTGTCACGGTGAACCCCCGGTCTGCTTCTGGTTCACTGTCTTCCAAGAGGGTCTCTCCGTCGCCCCATCGCAGAGGAGATAATGCTCGCGTCAAGGAGGTTGATTCTGCGTCAGGAGAAGGGGATGGCCCGCCGAGCCCCAAGGCTGACTCGGAAGCAGAAACTATCATCCAGTCGGGCCGCGAGTCGCTGTCGCCAGAAAAGAGACGGAAGTATATTCAACATGAGCCAAGGCGACTTGACGTTCAAGTTGACAACAGTGACACTGTGGGGAACAGTGCACTACCTGATGACACACACATTAGGAAGAGAAACCGATCGATCGATGAATCCATCGCGGAACGCGACCGTGGATTCTCCCCGGAACTCCATTATCGAACAGCCATCTCCCCATCACATGTGAAAATCGAGAAGGCAGAGGAACTACAGCCCGCCCTAAATGATCTTCATTCCGCTCTGCCTTCACATAGCACGGAGGCTGTCCCCGGTGGGCAGAACGTCCACAGCTCACGAAAGCGTAGCCATAGCGATGGTGTCGACAGTGAGAGGGACAGGACTCAACTTAGCCGCCACACAACCGCCTCCCGCGACAAAGAGCGAAGGGATATCAACGGCATCAGTCTACCTCCACCAGAGTCGATCGATCGCTCAGTCTCGCCTATTCGGTCGGCTCACAAGCGAACAGCTTCCGGTCCGCAGCTTGGGGGCAGTGACTtgcaaaaaaaaaggaagacTACTACTCCACTCATCACTGGATTTCAACGGCAAAGCTCTGAGGACAGGCTGTCGGTTTCGTCTTCAACTAGTGGCTCTCCTCTACCCAGCTCTCAACTCCGGAAATTAGCCGGTGTCGACGGCGCTTCAGCATCTCCCGCTAGGCCAACGGGTCACAAGAAACAGCGTGACCAAAATGGCCGAACACGTCTAGCACGTGCCTGTGCGGCTCAGGAACTGGAGGCAGCAATGGCGAGGCATGCAGAACGCCCGGAAGATTTGAATGTGGCCGACAATGCGGGAAATACTCCCCTCCAAATTGCTGCCCTCGAAGGGTGTGCGCCGATTGTGAAAtttcttcttgaagctgGCTGTGACATCGACACGAAAAACATTGACAAAGATACTCCTTTAATTGATGCCGTCGAAAATGGTCACTTGGAAGTCGTCAAGCTCTTACTGGAGGCGGGCGCAAATCCTCGCACGGTCAACGCGGAAGGTGATGAGCCGTATGATTTGGTCCCATCCGACTCGGAAGACTATGCAGAAATCCGCCGTGTACTTGCAGAGGCTAAAGCCAATCCCCGGCCGGGTCGTCGTTCCGAAGAGCGTTCTGGTTCCGCAAATAAGGAGATAAGCTCAAAAAGGGTTGCTGCTTCAAGCCCGCGCAATTCCCCCCCGGTGAATGTACCTCGTAGCCCCCCTCTATTCGGGGCCACTACGAGGCGAAAGACTGTGCGAAGTGAAGCCACACGAAACGACCTACTCTGGACCAAAGCTACACCCGAGAATCTGCAAGCATTTGCTGCAAAAGGTGATATTGCGGGAGTTGCCAACATTCTCAACGTTGGGCAAAAAGCCGACACCGAGTCGATGATAGCTGCAGCCAAGGGCGGTCATGATGAGGTACTGTCTCTGTTGCTTGGGATGGGCGACGCGGATCCGGATCCTGAGCCACTTCATGGAGGAAACCAGAAACCCGGCTACAATACACCCATGCTTGCGGCGATCGGCCGAGGTAACCTTGCTGTCATACGCTTGCTGCTGGATCAGCCCAAATTCAATCCGACACGCCGACTTTACCGTGATCGTACCTACTTTGAGTTATCGCGAGAACGGAGAGCTGACAACTGGGAGGAGGAATATGATTTGCTGAGAGAGGCCTATGATAATTACATTAGAGCCAAGCGcctgcgcaagcaggaggCTTCTTCACCGAAACGACCGCGCGACAGGGAGAAGGAAAACAAGCGGCCGGGCCGCAGACACTCCCCGTCGCCCGCGGTTTCTTCCAGGAAGGCCGTAGCAAGTCCAGGCGCCGGTCACCACCGAGAGCTCTCTTCCAAAGATGCTGCTACAtcgaaggaaaagaaacgGGAGGGTGTAACTCACTTAAAGGAGAGATCCGGATCCAGTACCAATCGCCCCAGAATAGCCCACAAGGGCAGTGACAATGCGGCGGACGCCGATGGGTTTCGGGTGGAATCCGCTCAGTCCAAATCATTAGCAACGCTTACCAGAGATGAGGAAGCTCCCAGGAGAAGGCGTTTGATTGCAGGGCGCCCTCCACAGGATCGCGATCGCAGAAGACCCAGCATACCATCTTCTGATTCCCTGTCAGGCCTTGAAGACTCTGCTAAATCCCGGATCGATCCTTCTACCGAAGCTACGACAGTCCCGACTGGGCCGGTGGTCTTGAAACGCGGACGCAGTAGCGCAAGTCCCGAACGCCCCCGTTCTCGTGGTGCAGATTCTGACCACCACTCACGCGAAGgccagaaaaagaaacgacGTGTTCTATCTGAAGACAGGACGCCAAGCATTTCCAATGGTGGATTGAAGAAAAGTCACAGCAACGGCATAGCGGAGGATTCCAAAGCCGATGTTCGGCTGAAGAAAACTGAAGTTCAATCCTTGGAGTGCGAGCGTGATCAGCAGGTTGATAGTACACCGCACACGGCGACCGACTCAAGAGCTGtgaagaaagagggagaaaggCAGGATGTAGGCCACCTGGCTGATATTCCCATGGAAGATGCGAAGACTGTCGCCAAGAGATCCGAGTCTGAAGAACGGCGCCGGGAAGAGGCGAAAAGGGCCGAAAAAGAGCGTATCGCGGAAGAAGAGCGTCTTGCAGCTGAAGCGGAGAAGGCTCGCTTggcaaaggaagaggaagaacgaGCTGCCCGTGTGGCGCGCGAAAgggccgaggaagaggagcgcAAACGGAAGGAGGCCGAGCAAAGGCGGATCAAGCAAGCCGAGgatgagctgcagaagagacTAGAACAAGAAAGACTGCGCCTTGCGAAATTACGGAGggagcaggaagagcaggagcagcggcGTCGCGCTGCACTTCCTAGTCGGCTTCGTGTTGCTGCTCATCTCATCGGCTCCAATGACCCGCGAGCGCGGAGTCATGCCTGGCTGAAGAGGTTCATGCCCGTTGTTACTGCATTCACAAAACAACTGGATCCTTCATGTGATACCAGCGTCGCTGACGAGAGATGGGTTCCAAACTACCTGGTGGCACCTTTATTAGCGACCAATGATCTCCAGCTGTCCCAATACACCAGTTGGGAGAAGCGTAATGCGACTCCCACTCAGCGGGAGAATCTGTGGCGCGTCACCCGTCGGATGCTGGTTCAGGGAGATGATATGGACTTCATGAATTCCTCGTTTGGGCAGATCATGCAGAAGGATTGCGAAACACGACCGAAATACTTTGACATGGAACATGTATTTTGGGTTAAA CTTTCCGACTTCATGGACCTTGTCCCTCATGTTCCGCATCTTCATGGTCTTGACATTCAATTTCTCAGAATGCACATTGACCAGGAGCCGTCTACAGCAGCACCTCTCCTGGAATCAGCGCAGCCCAACGGGCACGGGCCCGAATATGCCCATCTTGATAATATTCATGGATTTCCTACTGGGATACCCGGGCTTACCAACGGATATGGCCATTCACGGCCAAGTACATACGTTTAG
- a CDS encoding 40S ribosomal protein eS12 produces MSNPPVAAADEVEVSADAGAGGQMSVLDALKGVLRIALIHDGLARGLREAAKALDRRQAHMCVLNEGCEEEAYKKLVIALCSEHKIPLIKVPDGKMLGEWVGLCQLDREGNARKVVNCSCVVVKDWGEESQERSVLLNYFQTEQ; encoded by the exons ATGTCCAACCCCCCCGTTGCCGCTGCCGATGAGGTCGAGGTTTCCGCTGATGCCGGCGCCGGCGGTCAGATGTCCGTCCTCGATGCTCTGAAGGGTGTCCTCCGCATTGCTCTGATCCACGACGGTCTTGCCCGTGGTCTCCGCGAGGCCGCCAAGGCCCTCGACCGCCGCCAGGCTCACATGTGTGTCCTCAACGAGGGctgcgaggaggaggcctaCAAGAAGCTCGTCATTGCTCTGTGCTCTGAGCACAAGATCCCCCTCATCAAGGTCCCCGATGGAAAGATGCTGGGCGAGTGGGTCGGTCTCT GCCAGCTTGACCGTGAGGGTAACGCCCGCAAGGTCGTCAACTGCTCGTGCGTTGTCGTCAAGGACTGGGGTGAGGAGTCCCAGGAGCGCTCCGTCCTCCTCAACTACTTCCAGACTGAGCAATAA
- a CDS encoding GID4/VID24 family protein, with the protein MPPENTPSQGNSARSPPPVFASSLQQLSAVSTPVLTLPAAASHDAHDDNVIFLRSRVRSPHRSSSSSRQRRRRHQILSEFESDPMELDESTGVRMSVEISRHPIGRRPREEPTNMPNYEGRVSNIRSLYGWAPGSDEDDEDDLVYEPLQDPNSASSWFGRLSDRNATSRRHARRDVTGRSPLPIPVEPSERSRHRMDDTTLATAEALLQSVRRQPRLSRTRTLHNYLLDRERTSQDSEDGRERATQSSTSRAYRFIPSSRGESSRISTHGDVRARANAHRQLHMDHPPSPRLKEIITYLDRLRYSTSFEESLSSAAAGGFAQLDFSWDEDDFILDTTSIAPPPPCSWLRPGMVFKGSQMAACTPSSIFAHRGPTSHPATEPVIVNGSDNGRISVYTTSGRRYLANNNIPSFGIGKDENWPVKVTIHNINYQEMTLSGTMEAYNIPDKTSPSHDAHIVTFLEGEIIDFNTHTLETKNFKSDAETDSTYWRELQPFKHLTDDEMTRNLVSRKWITEELSKRWILMRWKGVYLIFQHLSNLFMVCADDGTERCFITPTDARQGLTISGFYYISLRRDTGHIEGLYYDPGSSPYQQLSLKPETEKMVRPSYDFR; encoded by the exons ATGCCCCCAGAAAATACCCCCTCG CAAGGAAACTCTGCTCGATCTCCCCCGCCTGTATTCGCATCATCTCTCCAACAGTTGAGCGCTGTCTCAACCCCTGTCCTTACTCTCCCAGCGGCCGCCTCGCATGACGCTCATGATGACAACGTGATTTTCCTTCGTTCTCGAGTCCGCTCACCTCAcaggtcttcttcctcaagtCGGCAACGTCGCCGACGGCACCAAATACTATCCGAGTTCGAGTCTGATCCGATGGAATTGGACGAGTCGACTGGAGTGCGTATGTCCGTGGAAATCAGTCGTCATCCTATAGGGCGTCGACCACGAGAGGAACCGACGAATATGCCGAACTATGAAGGTCGTGTCTCCAACATTCGGTCGCTGTACGGCTGGGCCCCAGGCtccgacgaggatgacgaggatgattTGGTTTACGAACCCCTGCAGGATCCCAACAGTGCCTCCTCTTGGTTTGGCAGACTCTCGGATCGCAATGCGACGTCGAGGCGCCACGCACGACGCGATGTGACCGGACGAAGCCCCCTTCCAATCCCCGTTGAGCCTTCAGAGAGAAGTAGACACCGAATGGACGACACAACTCTCGCCACGGCCGAAGCTCTGTTGCAGTCGGTTAGACGACAGCCGCGCCTTTCGAGGACGCGGACATTACACAACTATCTTTTGGACCGGGAGCGTACCAGCCAGGATTCAGAAGATGGCAGGGAACGAGCGACTCAGTCCTCGACTTCACGCGCATATCGGTTCATACCCAGTAGTCGAGGGGAATCCAGCCGGATTTCAACTCACGGCGATGTGCGCGCTCGTGCCAACGCTCATCGGCAGCTGCATATGGATCATCCTCCCAGCCCGCGCTTGAAGGAAATTATTACATATCTCGACCGGTTGCGCTATTCGACCTCCTTTGAAGAAAGTCTTTCATCAGCTGCCGCAGGTGGCTTTGCTCAACTCGATTTCTCCTGGGACGAGGATGATTTCATCCTGGATACTACATCAATtgcaccaccgccgccatgTTCCTGGCTACGTCCAGGTATGGTTTTTAAAGGCTCACAGATGGCAGCATGCACTCCCAGCTCGATTTTCGCGCACCGTGGGCCAACCTCTCATCCAGCCACCGAACCAGTGATCGTCAATGGCAGCGATAATGGCCGCATTAGTGTTTATACGACAAGCGGGCGACGATACTTGGCCAACAATAATATCCCCAGCTTTGGAATAGGGAAGGATGAGAATTGGCCGGTCAAAGTCACCATTCACAATATCAACTATCAAGAGATGACACTTTCAGGTACAATGGAAGCCTACAACATTCCTGATAAGACTTCGCCATCTCACGATGCACATATTGTCACCTTTCTGGAGGGGGAAATTATAGACTTCAACACTCACACTCTTGAGACGAAAAATTTCAAGTCCGACGCTGAAACCGACAGTACCTACTGGCGCGAGCTGCAACCATTCAAGCACTTAACAGACGACGAGATGACAAGGAACCTTGTGAGTAGGAAATGGATTACCGAAGAACTATCCAAGCGGTGGATTTTGATGCGGTGGAAAGGTGTGTATTTGATCTTTCAACACCTCTCCAATCTGTTTATGGTTTGTGCTGATGACGGTACAGAACGCTGTTTCATCACTCCCACCGACGCCCGCCAGGGCCTCACAATCTCAGGATTCTACTATATCTCTCTTCGTCGAGATACTGGGCACATTGAAGGCCTCTATTACGACCCGGGAAGCTCACCGTATCAGCAGCTGTCACTGAAGCcagagacggagaagatggttCGTCCTTCTTACGACTTTAGGTAG